One part of the Lytechinus pictus isolate F3 Inbred chromosome 3, Lp3.0, whole genome shotgun sequence genome encodes these proteins:
- the LOC129256709 gene encoding uncharacterized protein LOC129256709 translates to MTVDKPISRLSRSEGGNRPRAPTKHSKNLGDIRVTSQKQALQHTVRAKKLDERQLFKFLKSLDDSKSRRLLQIDKEVAEIEKLLKRLNSEQEDAIRQREGTGENIEQYEDDNDLLVTKSAGAVRRHKRSQSRYSTKKMSKEFDEYAFRARTKRGSVERLDKDKANKALNSYYRFDSEGNRRIFSPLISSPSKTPKPQGRVAWDTGLFLDDVSLSNYTVATGTDSRVDSATNKSLISSVGDDIGEDSRADTITPGRAIFITSGKGSSQGARKSTKSNTTHQGSKSTDTKGVDHLSSSNSKSQKPGLKTNKVDRHEKLMQFKRQITDKSEVSEDSNMKSDTPHIKLSSHCEEEEDIPLTFKRSKLKLKRRPQPQGLEAKPEEESFDVSMTAEFSEDELQRATTVEACTGKSCQVTDCIFHRPLHLRRQSSTIADDAATIDEYYRIASETRSRATHQPSISPVFRTADDGSWNQTRRLPVSPPSPTPSEILADVVTERKVIEEKPDYTDLEVMLSVRRPTKGSNRDRMLKDKEDNIKNTFKVMRQKMAASVPPDFNTNYGTPTPNWKILNPLKMRHKIVHKSPLFTLWKLN, encoded by the coding sequence ATGACTGTAGACAAACCAATATCTCGCTTGAGTCGTAGTGAGGGAGGGAATCGACCAAGAGCTCCTACCAAACACTCGAAGAACTTGGGTGATATAAGGGTGACGAGCCAAAAACAAGCTCTCCAACATACCGTGAGAGCCAAGAAACTCGATGAGAGACAGCTTTTCAAGTTTTTGAAGTCTCTGGATGATAGCAAAAGCAGAAGACTCTTGCAAATCGACAAAGAAGTTGCAGAGATAGAAAAGCTCTTGAAACGTTTGAACTCTGAGCAGGAGGACGCAATTCGACAACGAGAAGGGACTGGTGAGAATATAGAGCAATATGAGGACGATAACGATTTATTGGTGACAAAAAGTGCTGGCGCAGTTAGACGACATAAACGCTCGCAAAGTAGGTATTCGACGAAAAAGATGTCAAAAGAATTCGATGAGTATGCCTTCAGAGCTCGTACGAAGAGAGGAAGTGTTGAAAGACTTGATAAGGACAAGGCTAACAAGGCTCTCAATTCTTATTATAGATTTGATTCTGAAGGTAACCGgagaatattttcaccattgATATCCAGTCCTTCTAAGACACCAAAACCACAAGGGCGTGTTGCTTGGGATACTGGGTTGTTCTTGGATGATGTTTCTTTGTCCAACTACACAGTAGCAACAGGTACAGATAGTCGAGTTGATAGCGCTACAAATAAAAGTTTGATTTCTTCCGTTGGTGACGATATCGGTGAGGATTCAAGGGCAGATACGATTACACCTGGACGAGCTATTTTCATTACATCGGGTAAAGGTTCATCACAGGGAGCACGAAAATCAACTAAATCAAACACCACACATCAAGGATCCAAATCCACGGATACAAAAGGAGTTGACCATCTATCGTCATCTAACTCTAAATCACAGAAACCAGGGTTGAAAACGAATAAAGTTGATAGACATGAGAAATTAATGCAGTTTAAGAGACAAATTACTGATAAATCTGAGGTGAGCGAAGATTCCAATATGAAATCGGACACTCCACACATTAAACTATCAAGCCATtgcgaagaagaagaagatattcCACTAACTTTCAAACGATCAAAACTCAAACTAAAGCGACGACCACAGCCTCAGGGTCTTGAAGCCAAACCCGAGGAAGAGTCATTTGATGTTTCGATGACTGCCGAATTTTCTGAAGACGAACTCCAACGTGCAACTACTGTCGAAGCTTGCACGGGGAAATCTTGCCAGGTGACAGACTGCATATTTCATCGACCACTTCATCTCCGCAGACAATCGTCCACGATAGCTGACGATGCTGCTACGATTGACGAATATTACCGCATAGCGAGTGAAACGCGATCTCGAGCAACCCATCAACCTTCGATATCGCCTGTCTTTCGGACAGCCGATGATGGGTCTTGGAATCAAACACGAAGATTACCAGTCTCACCACCAAGTCCAACACCATCTGAAATACTTGCCGATGTCGTTACGGAAAGAAAAGTCATCGAGGAGAAGCCAGATTATACTGATCTAGAAGTAATGCTTTCTGTCCGTCGACCAACTAAGGGTTCTAATCGTGATCGTATGCTGAAAGACAAAGAAgataatattaaaaatacattcaaagttatgaggCAGAAAATGGCCGCTAGCGTACCACCCGACTTTAACACCAACTATGGAACCCCAACTCCTAACTGGAAAATACTCAACCCTCTCAAAATGAGACACAAAATTGTACACAAGTCGCCACTTTTCACCCTATGGAAGCTGAATTAA
- the LOC129256707 gene encoding kelch domain-containing protein 8A-like, whose protein sequence is MATAGAIGPDSFKWESLPPMPTKRVYSSAVECNGKLYVIGGVSMHGNPMDAFEMYDPEKKKWNNRLPNLPNKRGQPALAVVGNKIVVLGGVAGGKEASDAVDVFDTSSKKWIMGMKTLGEKIQNISTVVHNGKVITIGGMKANTSALQMCRVLNIEENLWLELPDMPTPRYGAAAHIKGDIIYVLGGRNGKHPVQCLEVLDLKQSKWTKLKPITKPRVFCSYIMTDEKFYCIGGLQSDGKDFHDDTEEYDVENDEWTDIDSMPHVRGDFCAGIVAGKIIVVGGMSRKALPLTEAEFLDDDKTWKPIADCPISRGSGTSTLFQDKLAIIGGFTPDGVSNAVDLIGIGSTSEYVETSEASRGQARRGKGKRR, encoded by the exons ATGGCAACAGCAGGTGCTATAGGACCAGACAGTTTCAAGTGGGAATCATTACCTCCTATGCCTACTAAACGGGTGTACTCCTCAGCTGTAGAGTGCAATGGTAAACTATACGTGATTGGTGGAGTGAGCATGCATGGTAATCCTATGGATGCCTTTGAGATGTATGATCCTGAGAAGAAGAAATGGAACAATAGGTTACCTAACTTACCCAACAAGAGAGGACAACCAGCATTAGCTGTTGTAGGTAATAAGATAGTAGTACTTGGTGGAGTAGCAGGAGGGAAGGAAGCATCGGATGCAGTGGATGTCTTTGATACATCATCTAAGAAATGGATCATGGGGATGAAGACACTTGGAGAAAAGATACAGAACATTTCAACAGTTGTTCATA ATGGAAAAGTTATAACAATTGGAGGCATGAAAGCAAACACCTCTGCCTTGCAGATGTGCAGAGTCTTAAACATTGAAGAGAACTTATGGCTAGAGCTACCTGATATGCCAACCCCTAGGTACGGAGCAGCTGCACATATTAAGGGAGATATCATTTATGTTCTAG GAGGGAGAAATGGAAAGCACCCTGTCCAGTGTTTGGAGGTACTGGACTTGAAGCAGTCTAAGTGGACCAAACTAAAGCCCATTACCAAGCCTAGGGTTTTCTGCTCATATATCATGACCGATGAGAAGTTCTATTGTATAGGTGGTCTTCAATCTGATGGAAAGGACTTCCATGATGATACAGAGGAATATGATGTGGAAAATG ATGAATGGACAGACATAGATTCCATGCCACATGTTAGAGGGGACTTTTGTGCCGGGATTGTAGCAGGCAAGATTATTGTTGTTGGAGGCATGA GTCGCAAAGCCTTACCGTTGACTGAAGCAGAGTTCCTAGATGATGATAAGACATGGAAACCCATAGCAGACTGTCCTATATCTAGAGGATCAGGTACAAGTACATTATTCCAAGACAAGCTAGCAATCATTGGTGGCTTCACACCTGATGGGGTATCTAATGCAGTAGATTTAATAGGCATAGGGTCAACATCAGAGTATGTAGAAACCTCTGAAGCCTCTAGGGGGCAGGCTAGGAGAGGTAAAGGTAAAAGGAGATGA